From Desulforegula conservatrix Mb1Pa:
TTTTCGGTGGTCAGACTCGGAATAAAAATTGAAGTCAACTTTGAATCAACTTGCTTAAAAATGTTCAAAAAACTATTATAAATCCTGTGGATTGTCATTTTTAACCATTATCAGATGGTGTCTTTATGTTTTTATTTCGATCTCCATAAGCATATCTTTATTCTGATTTGATGGACTCGCAAAAAGACAAATGAAAGCGACGGTGTCATGCCAGATTTGATCCGGCATCCAGTATTTTCAGACACTTCTGGATTATGGCCTGCGCCGCAATGAATTAAATCTGACTTTTTGCGACCTTGTCATATTTGATTCAGTTCTTTTTCGGATTGTTCACGCGCGGAGGGGACCATATGATAAAACGCAAAATAGGTGATATTCTTATTGAAAAAGGCCTTGTCACAGACGAACAGGTCGGCACAGCCCTTGCTCTCCAGAAAACAAACAAGAGAAAGCTTGGTATTATTATGGTTGGCCTTGGTTATCTGACCGAGGAAGAAATAATTCAGACTCTTTCAGAAAAATTTGATTACGAGGTTGTTGACTGTGGAGAGCTTACCCTTACCGAGCAGCTGATGAATCTTGTTCCAAAAAAGATGGCGGAAAAAGAGGTTATAATTCCGGTCGAGCTTGAAGGCAAGAGGCTGAAAATAGCTGTTTCCGACCCTCTCAATCTTGGGGCAGTGGATGATCTGAAGTTTAGAACAGGCCTCAACATCGATATAGTCCTTTCAACAGAAACCTCGATAATGGCTGCGGTTGAAAGAAATTACGGAAAGAGCGAGCAGATATGGAGCCTTATAAAAGAAATTCCCACACACTCTGAAGTGGAATTTTTAAAAGAGGAGGAGGAGAAAAACCATCGTTATGTCGAAGCTGAAGCCCTTATACGCCTCAGCGCTACTCCTCCGATCATAAAACTTGTAAGCATGATCTTTGTGGACGCCGTCAAATCAAGGGCAAGCGATATACATATTGAGCCCGGTCAGAATCAGGTCAGGGTCAGGTACAGGATTGACGGTGAGCTTGTCGAGGCTCATAAATATCCAAAAGAAATCATGGATTCCGTCGTGTCAAGGGTAAAAATTCTTTCGAACCTTGATATAACAAACAGACGCACCCCCCAGGACGGAAGGGCATCCATAAGATACAAGGACTCCACAGTCGATCTCAGGGTTTCGACCCTTCCTTCAATTTATGGTGAAACTATAGTAATAAGAATTCTGGATAAATCCATGGGGCTTATCAAGTTTCATGATGTTGGTATGCCAGACAGAATTCAAAGGCTATATTCAGAAATTATTGCAAACCCACAGGGTGTAATAATAATTACAGGCCCCACCGGAAGTGGTAAAACCTCTACTATTTACGCATCACTCAATCAGCTTGTTTCTGAACAGAAGAACATAGTGAGTGTCGAAGATCCGATAGAATTCAATATGCCCGGAATTACCCAGACCCAGGTTAATGAGGCCGTAGGGCTTACATTCCCTGTGGCTTTAAGGGCTTTTTTCAGACAGGACCCTGACATCATGATGGTTGGAGAGGTACGAGATCTCGAGACCGCCCAGATAGCTGTAAGGGCGGCCCTGACAGGCCATCTGGTCATTACGACCCTGCACACCAACGACGCTGTTTCAACCCTAACCAGACTTATAGATATAGGCGTTGAAAAATTCCTTGTGGCTTCAACAGTAATAGGAATCATGGCCCAGAGGCTCGTTCGCAAGATATGCCCCAGATGCAGGGTGGAGATCGATGTCCCTTCAATTTATAAGGCTTCTCACCTGCCTGTAATATCAAGATGCTTTAGGGGAGCTGGTTGTGATCATTGCCGACAGACAGGGTATTGGGGGCGAATAGGAGTTTTTGAACTTCTTCCTGCAACTCCCAGGATAAAATCGGCTCTTTCAGGCGACTTCAGTGAGGAGGCTCTCTGGGAAGCTGCCAAGGCCGAAGGTTTTACGACAATGTTCGAAGATGGAATCAAAAAAATAGAGGAAGGTGTCACAACGATTGAGGAAGCATTTGCAAAAATCCCTTATGTACAGAGATAATAATTTTTATCTGTACAAATACTCATATGGAATTTCAGGCCTTTTCATTTTTATAAATAAGGCTTGGGATTCTTTTTTATTTTGCGCTTCATATTTTTTTGACTATCTGTACTTGAGATAAATAATTAATTTGAAAACATTCAGACATTTTAAGGTGGCATAATGGAAGAAATGATTAAAACACAGCTCGAAAAATGGCACGATGTGGTTTTTAACAAGAATATGGCGGGTCTTGAAGAAATGCTGGCTGACGACATTGTCTTTTACTCCCCTGCCTTGTGGAAGCCCAAAACCACAAAAATTGAGGCCGTGGCAATTCTAAGCACTGTAATAGAGGTTTTTGATAATTTCACCTATCATCGTGAACTTACTCCTGATCGCAGGTGGGCACTTGAATTCAGCGCAAATGTCGGTGAAAAGGGAATAAAGGGAATCGATCTAATTGAGTTTAA
This genomic window contains:
- a CDS encoding nuclear transport factor 2-like protein gives rise to the protein MEEMIKTQLEKWHDVVFNKNMAGLEEMLADDIVFYSPALWKPKTTKIEAVAILSTVIEVFDNFTYHRELTPDRRWALEFSANVGEKGIKGIDLIEFNENWKIHKFEVFIRPLTGLMALAETMGQRLKEKGYI
- a CDS encoding GspE/PulE family protein, whose product is MIKRKIGDILIEKGLVTDEQVGTALALQKTNKRKLGIIMVGLGYLTEEEIIQTLSEKFDYEVVDCGELTLTEQLMNLVPKKMAEKEVIIPVELEGKRLKIAVSDPLNLGAVDDLKFRTGLNIDIVLSTETSIMAAVERNYGKSEQIWSLIKEIPTHSEVEFLKEEEEKNHRYVEAEALIRLSATPPIIKLVSMIFVDAVKSRASDIHIEPGQNQVRVRYRIDGELVEAHKYPKEIMDSVVSRVKILSNLDITNRRTPQDGRASIRYKDSTVDLRVSTLPSIYGETIVIRILDKSMGLIKFHDVGMPDRIQRLYSEIIANPQGVIIITGPTGSGKTSTIYASLNQLVSEQKNIVSVEDPIEFNMPGITQTQVNEAVGLTFPVALRAFFRQDPDIMMVGEVRDLETAQIAVRAALTGHLVITTLHTNDAVSTLTRLIDIGVEKFLVASTVIGIMAQRLVRKICPRCRVEIDVPSIYKASHLPVISRCFRGAGCDHCRQTGYWGRIGVFELLPATPRIKSALSGDFSEEALWEAAKAEGFTTMFEDGIKKIEEGVTTIEEAFAKIPYVQR